From a single Catenulispora sp. EB89 genomic region:
- a CDS encoding NUDIX hydrolase: MPLPEGPYARHTARVLLMNKEDRLLLFKYQDGRRSHTWLTPGGGIDDGETVDAAAARELWEETRLVVAPEELGGLVAATGGYADFGWKKGTFREDYFFHRVDTRDIDMSGFTAYERKTISEYRWWSIADLEATDERIVPWGLAPLLTSILRDGPPENLVELPWHH; this comes from the coding sequence ATGCCGCTGCCCGAAGGCCCTTACGCACGCCACACCGCCCGCGTCCTGCTGATGAACAAGGAGGACCGCCTGCTCCTGTTCAAGTACCAGGACGGCAGGCGGTCCCACACCTGGTTGACCCCGGGCGGCGGCATCGACGACGGCGAGACGGTGGACGCCGCCGCGGCCCGTGAACTGTGGGAGGAGACACGCCTGGTCGTCGCGCCTGAGGAGCTCGGCGGCCTGGTCGCAGCCACCGGCGGCTATGCCGACTTCGGGTGGAAGAAGGGCACCTTCCGCGAGGACTACTTCTTCCACCGCGTGGACACACGCGACATCGACATGAGCGGCTTCACCGCCTACGAGCGCAAAACCATCTCCGAGTACCGCTGGTGGTCGATCGCGGACCTGGAGGCCACCGACGAGCGGATCGTCCCCTGGGGCCTGGCGCCGCTGCTGACCTCGATCCTGCGCGACGGACCGCCGGAAAACCTCGTCGAGTTGCCGTGGCATCACTGA